The following proteins come from a genomic window of Musa acuminata AAA Group cultivar baxijiao chromosome BXJ1-7, Cavendish_Baxijiao_AAA, whole genome shotgun sequence:
- the LOC135679446 gene encoding probable methyltransferase At1g29790, with protein MGSMDDYPRKPSQSQSPMRSKLKILLVLVLTNLLSIYLFSGSSGRINWLPPATHLWDSGALLRELNETQGLLSASQAEVMLLSRRLSTTNTLLETLLTDVGKARRDEAAEQDLEGWAHQLTGELKLAVGPHKLPLGYTPNLGSDELYPTLGTACRRYQEELTQYMSYEVGGECPSDEAFAQRLMLKGCEPLPRRRCHPKSPVGYVEPTPFPESLWSIPPDASITWDAYTCKNYACLVHRKMEKGTYDCKDCFDLSGREKDRWLYENGELDYGIDEVLEAKHGSVRIGLDIGGGTGSFAARMRERNVTIVTSSMNFDGPFNNFIASRGLLPLHISVAHRLPFFDNTLDIVHSMHVLSNWIPDSMLEFALFDIHRVLRPGGLFWLDHFFCLGTQLNATYVPMFQRIGFKKLRWSAGRKLDRGLDKNEWYLSALLEKPTT; from the coding sequence ATGGGTAGCATGGATGACTACCCGAGGAAGCCGAGCCAGAGCCAGAGTCCGATGCGGTCGAAGCTCAAGATCCTGCTGGTGCTGGTGTTGACCAACCTCCTCTCCATCTACTTGTTCTCCGGCTCCTCCGGCCGCATCAATTGGCTGCCGCCGGCTACCCACCTCTGGGACTCCGGCGCGCTGCTCCGCGAGCTGAACGAGACCCAGGGTCTGCTCTCGGCCAGCCAGGCCGAGGTAATGCTGCTCAGCAGGCGGCTGTCCACCACCAACACCCTGCTCGAGACCCTCCTCACCGACGTCGGCAAGGCCCGGCGCGACGAGGCGGCGGAACAGGACCTGGAGGGGTGGGCGCACCAGCTCACCGGGGAGCTCAAGCTGGCGGTGGGGCCACACAAGCTACCCCTAGGCTATACCCCCAACCTCGGCTCCGACGAGCTCTACCCGACGCTCGGCACGGCTTGCCGACGCTACCAGGAGGAGCTGACCCAGTACATGAGCTACGAGGTGGGCGGGGAGTGCCCGTCCGACGAGGCATTCGCGCAGCGGCTGATGCTGAAGGGGTGCGAGCCGCTCCCCCGACGCCGGTGCCACCCGAAGTCCCCGGTGGGCTACGTCGAGCCCACTCCGTTCCCAGAGAGCCTCTGGTCCATCCCGCCCGACGCCAGCATCACCTGGGACGCGTACACCTGCAAGAACTACGCGTGCTTGGTCCACCGCAAGATGGAGAAGGGGACCTACGACTGCAAGGACTGCTTCGACCTGAGCGGGCGGGAGAAGGACCGGTGGCTGTACGAGAACGGGGAGCTGGACTACGGGATCGACGAGGTCCTGGAGGCGAAGCACGGCAGCGTCCGCATCGGGCTCGACATCGGCGGCGGCACGGGGTCGTTCGCGGCCAGGATGAGGGAGCGCAACGTGACCATCGTGACGAGCTCCATGAACTTCGACGGGCCCTTCAACAACTTCATCGCCTCGCGGGGGCTGCTGCCGCTGCACATCAGCGTCGCCCATCGCCTTCCCTTCTTCGACAACACCCTCGACATCGTCCACTCCATGCACGTCCTCAGCAACTGGATCCCGGACTCCATGCTGGAGTTCGCGCTCTTCGACATCCACCGCGTGCTGCGCCCCGGCGGTCTCTTCTGGCTCGACCACTTCTTCTGCCTCGGCACGCAGCTCAACGCCACCTACGTGCCCATGTTCCAACGCATCGGCTTCAAGAAGCTCCGATGGAGCGCCGGCCGCAAGCTGGACCGCGGTCTCGATAAGAACGAGTGGTACCTCTCTGCTCTGCTGGAGAAGCCCACGACATAG
- the LOC135679447 gene encoding 2-C-methyl-D-erythritol 4-phosphate cytidylyltransferase, chloroplastic-like isoform X2, with protein MHSPNSVLPPRLILSLARSSSGFRVSPRFFEPIRSRRNPSKMALRFDIPLCRRLASLPSSPKPNPPPPFPAISMPPRSARRRVAGVEAGFNKDRNRSRINCIAEGDGRSQNEAVKERSVSVVLLAGGQGKRMGASMPKQYLPLLGQPIALFYTFSQMTEVKEIVVVCDPSYKDVFEDASEKLNVDLKFALPGKERQDSVFSGFQEIDGSSELVCIHDSARPLVSSGDIKKVVQDAWVVGAAVLGVPVKATIKEANKDSFVVKTLDRKTLWEMQTPQVIKPELLKSGFEVVNREGLEVTDDVSIVEHLKHPVFITEGSYTNIKVTTPDDLLLAERILNMEIAVAS; from the exons ATGCACTCACCCAACAGTGTTCTTCCTCCCCGACTCatcctctctctcgctcgctcaagCTCGGGCTTCCGCGTCTCCCCCCGATTCTTTGAGCCAATACGAAGCCGCAGGAACCCTAGCAAGATGGCGCTTCGATTCGACATCCCGCTCTGCCGCCGCCTCGCCAGCCTCCCTTCATCCCCGAAACCCAATCCACCGCCTCCGTTTCCGGCGATTTCGATGCCCCCTCGGTCTGCCCGCCGTCGTGTTGCAG GCGTAGAGGCCGGGTTCAACAAGGACCGGAATCGAAGCCGGATTAATTGCATTGCAGAGGGCGATGGAAGAAGCCAA AATGAAGCTGTGAAAGAGAGGAGCGTCTCAGTGGTTCTTTTGGCAGGAGGACAGGGGAAGAGGATGGGA GCAAGCATGCCAAAGCAATACCTTCCCCTCTTAGGACAACCAATTGCACT TTTCTATACTTTCTCCCAGATGACCGAAGTTAAGGAAATAGTTGTAGTGTGTGATCCATCATACAAAGATGTATTTGAAG ATGCTAGCGAAAAATTAAACGTAGACCTTAAGTTTGCACTTCCAGGGAAGGAGAGACAAGATTCTGTTTTCAGTGGTTTTCAG GAAATTGACGGAAGTTCAGAACTTGTCTGCATACATGATTCAGCTAGGCCACTTGTTTCATCTGGAGATATCAAGAAG GTTGTACAAGATGCTTGGGTGGTAGGTGCAGCTGTTCTTGGAGTTCCTGTAAAAGCTACCATAAAAGAG GCAAACAAGGATTCCTTTGTGGTGAAAACActtgatagaaaaaccctctggGAAATGCAAACTCCGCAG GTTATCAAGCCTGAATTGCTCAAAAGCGGCTTTGAGGTTGTGAACAG GGAAGGTCTTGAAGTCACTGATGATGTCTCCATCGTGGAACACCTTAAGCATCCGGTCTTTATAACAGAAGGTTCATATACAAACATCAAG GTTACAACCCCAGATGATCTTTTGTTGGCAGAGAGGATACTGAATATGGAAATAGCAGTAGCTTCTTAA
- the LOC135679447 gene encoding 2-C-methyl-D-erythritol 4-phosphate cytidylyltransferase, chloroplastic-like isoform X1 has protein sequence MHSPNSVLPPRLILSLARSSSGFRVSPRFFEPIRSRRNPSKMALRFDIPLCRRLASLPSSPKPNPPPPFPAISMPPRSARRRVAGVEAGFNKDRNRSRINCIAEGDGRSQNEAVKERSVSVVLLAGGQGKRMGASMPKQYLPLLGQPIALYSFYTFSQMTEVKEIVVVCDPSYKDVFEDASEKLNVDLKFALPGKERQDSVFSGFQEIDGSSELVCIHDSARPLVSSGDIKKVVQDAWVVGAAVLGVPVKATIKEANKDSFVVKTLDRKTLWEMQTPQVIKPELLKSGFEVVNREGLEVTDDVSIVEHLKHPVFITEGSYTNIKVTTPDDLLLAERILNMEIAVAS, from the exons ATGCACTCACCCAACAGTGTTCTTCCTCCCCGACTCatcctctctctcgctcgctcaagCTCGGGCTTCCGCGTCTCCCCCCGATTCTTTGAGCCAATACGAAGCCGCAGGAACCCTAGCAAGATGGCGCTTCGATTCGACATCCCGCTCTGCCGCCGCCTCGCCAGCCTCCCTTCATCCCCGAAACCCAATCCACCGCCTCCGTTTCCGGCGATTTCGATGCCCCCTCGGTCTGCCCGCCGTCGTGTTGCAG GCGTAGAGGCCGGGTTCAACAAGGACCGGAATCGAAGCCGGATTAATTGCATTGCAGAGGGCGATGGAAGAAGCCAA AATGAAGCTGTGAAAGAGAGGAGCGTCTCAGTGGTTCTTTTGGCAGGAGGACAGGGGAAGAGGATGGGA GCAAGCATGCCAAAGCAATACCTTCCCCTCTTAGGACAACCAATTGCACTGTACAG TTTCTATACTTTCTCCCAGATGACCGAAGTTAAGGAAATAGTTGTAGTGTGTGATCCATCATACAAAGATGTATTTGAAG ATGCTAGCGAAAAATTAAACGTAGACCTTAAGTTTGCACTTCCAGGGAAGGAGAGACAAGATTCTGTTTTCAGTGGTTTTCAG GAAATTGACGGAAGTTCAGAACTTGTCTGCATACATGATTCAGCTAGGCCACTTGTTTCATCTGGAGATATCAAGAAG GTTGTACAAGATGCTTGGGTGGTAGGTGCAGCTGTTCTTGGAGTTCCTGTAAAAGCTACCATAAAAGAG GCAAACAAGGATTCCTTTGTGGTGAAAACActtgatagaaaaaccctctggGAAATGCAAACTCCGCAG GTTATCAAGCCTGAATTGCTCAAAAGCGGCTTTGAGGTTGTGAACAG GGAAGGTCTTGAAGTCACTGATGATGTCTCCATCGTGGAACACCTTAAGCATCCGGTCTTTATAACAGAAGGTTCATATACAAACATCAAG GTTACAACCCCAGATGATCTTTTGTTGGCAGAGAGGATACTGAATATGGAAATAGCAGTAGCTTCTTAA
- the LOC103992657 gene encoding peroxidase 47-like: MVASYVAKLILLIALLGCGAKLGADALSMDYYMMSCPFMDQMVRSTVYQALRRDPTLAAALLRLHFHDCFVQGCDASVLIDSTEDNTAEKDSPANLSLRGYEVIDRAKQLIEDQCPGVVSCADIVAMAARDAVFWAGGPFYEIPKGRKDGWRSKIEDTVNLPAPTLNVTVLVKMFGQHGFDAQELVALSGAHTLGAASCASFKNRLSNFDSDNGVDPTLDTDMARTLWRACAAGDGSRVPFDRSSYTFDSGYFNALRRGLGLLSSDQALFADPRTRPVVNAYAMNDAMFFLDFQQAILKMGLLDVKEGGRGEVRRDCRRVN; encoded by the exons ATGGTTGCTTCTTATGTGGCGAAGTTGATCTTGCTGATTGCGTTGCTCGGGTGTGGAGCTAAGCTTGGTGCAGATGCCTTGAGCATGGATTACTACATGATGAGTTGCCCCTTCATGGATCAGATGGTGAGGAGCACAGTGTATCAAGCCCTGCGCAGAGATCCCACACTTGCTGCGGCGCTTCTGAGGTTGCACTTCCATGATTGCTTCGTCCAG GGATGCGATGCGTCGGTTCTCATCGATTCCACAGAGGACAACACCGCGGAGAAGGACTCTCCTGCAAACCTGAGCTTACGTGGTTACGAGGTCATCGATCGAGCCAAGCAGCTGATCGAGGATCAGTGTCCGGGAGTTGTTTCATGCGCCGACATCGTCGCGATGGCCGCTCGAGATGCCGTCTTCTGG GCCGGAGGTCCATTTTATGAGATACCAAAGGGCAGAAAGGACGGCTGGAGGTCCAAAATAGAAGACACCGTCAACCTTCCTGCACCCACCCTCAACGTCACAGTCCTCGTCAAGATGTTTGGTCAGCATGGATTTGATGCACAGGAGCTGGTGGCTTTGTCAG GGGCACACACGTTGGGGGCTGCAAGCTGCGCATCGTTCAAGAACAGGCTGAGCAATTTCGACTCCGACAACGGCGTGGACCCGACGCTGGACACCGACATGGCCAGGACGCTGTGGAGGGCATGCGCCGCCGGGGACGGATCCCGAGTGCCGTTCGACCGCAGCAGCTACACCTTCGACAGCGGCTACTTCAACGCATTGCGGCGGGGGCTGGGCCTGCTCTCCTCCGACCAGGCCCTCTTTGCCGACCCCCGTACGCGGCCCGTCGTCAACGCCTACGCCATGAACGACGCCATGTTCTTCCTCGACTTCCAGCAGGCCATTCTCAAGATGGGGTTGCTCGACGTCAAGGAGGGCGGTCGGGGAGAGGTCCGCCGGGACTGCCGCAGGGTCAACTGA
- the LOC135679449 gene encoding agamous-like MADS-box protein AGL11 isoform X1, translating to MGRGKIEIKRIENNTSRQVTFCKRRNGLLKKAYELSVLCDAEIALIVFSSRGRLYEYSNNSIKSTIERYKKAYANTSNSSCTIDTNSQQYYQQEAAKLRHQIQILQNANKHLMGESLSSLSVKELKQLENRLERGITRIRSKKVNHLSAKHSVQLLYCPNEFKFSSQHELLFAEIEYMQKREVELQNDNIYLRAKVAENERAQQEVIVSTGAEFDALPTYDSRNYYHVNNMLEAASHYSHHQDQTALHLGYEMKDSSAAKNMI from the exons ATGGGGAGAGGAAAGATCGAGATCAAGCGGATCGAGAACAACACGAGCCGCCAGGTCACCTTCTGCAAGCGCCGGAACGGGTTGCTCAAGAAAGCCTATGAATTGTCCGTCCTCTGCGACGCCGAGATCGCGCTCATCGTCTTCTCCAGTCGTGGCCGCCTCTACGAGTACTCCAACAACAG cATTAAATCGACCATCGAGAGGTACAAGAAAGCATATGCCAACACTTCCAATTCAAGCTGCACTATAGACACCAATTCACAG CAATACTACCAGCAAGAAGCAGCAAAGCTGCGCCACCagatacagattctacaaaatgcAAACAA GCACTTGATGGGTGAATCCCTGAGCTCTCTGAGCGTGAAGGAGCTCAAGCAGCTGGAGAACAGACTCGAAAGAGGCATCACAAGGATCAGATCAAAGAAGGTAAACCATCTGTCTGCCAAACATTCAGTGCAGCTTCTCTATTGTCCTAACGAGTTCAAGTTTTCTTCCCAGCATGAGCTGCTGTTTGCAGAGATCGAgtacatgcagaaaagg gaagtcgaGCTTCAAAATGACAACATCTACCTCAGAGCCAAG GTAGCAGAGAATGAGCGGGCGCAGCAAGAAGTTATCGTGTCGACCGGAGCCGAATTCGATGCTCTTCCAACTTATGATTCGAGGAACTATTACCATGTCAACAACATGTTGGAGGCAGCATCCCACTACTCTCACCATCAAGATCAGACAGCCCTCCATCTTGGTTACGAAATGAAGGACAGTTCTGCTGCAAAGAACATGATATGA
- the LOC135679449 gene encoding agamous-like MADS-box protein AGL11 isoform X2: protein MGRGKIEIKRIENNTSRQVTFCKRRNGLLKKAYELSVLCDAEIALIVFSSRGRLYEYSNNSIKSTIERYKKAYANTSNSSCTIDTNSQQYYQQEAAKLRHQIQILQNANKHLMGESLSSLSVKELKQLENRLERGITRIRSKKHELLFAEIEYMQKREVELQNDNIYLRAKVAENERAQQEVIVSTGAEFDALPTYDSRNYYHVNNMLEAASHYSHHQDQTALHLGYEMKDSSAAKNMI, encoded by the exons ATGGGGAGAGGAAAGATCGAGATCAAGCGGATCGAGAACAACACGAGCCGCCAGGTCACCTTCTGCAAGCGCCGGAACGGGTTGCTCAAGAAAGCCTATGAATTGTCCGTCCTCTGCGACGCCGAGATCGCGCTCATCGTCTTCTCCAGTCGTGGCCGCCTCTACGAGTACTCCAACAACAG cATTAAATCGACCATCGAGAGGTACAAGAAAGCATATGCCAACACTTCCAATTCAAGCTGCACTATAGACACCAATTCACAG CAATACTACCAGCAAGAAGCAGCAAAGCTGCGCCACCagatacagattctacaaaatgcAAACAA GCACTTGATGGGTGAATCCCTGAGCTCTCTGAGCGTGAAGGAGCTCAAGCAGCTGGAGAACAGACTCGAAAGAGGCATCACAAGGATCAGATCAAAGAAG CATGAGCTGCTGTTTGCAGAGATCGAgtacatgcagaaaagg gaagtcgaGCTTCAAAATGACAACATCTACCTCAGAGCCAAG GTAGCAGAGAATGAGCGGGCGCAGCAAGAAGTTATCGTGTCGACCGGAGCCGAATTCGATGCTCTTCCAACTTATGATTCGAGGAACTATTACCATGTCAACAACATGTTGGAGGCAGCATCCCACTACTCTCACCATCAAGATCAGACAGCCCTCCATCTTGGTTACGAAATGAAGGACAGTTCTGCTGCAAAGAACATGATATGA
- the LOC135679450 gene encoding protein ASYMMETRIC LEAVES 2-like yields MVSVAASSSPSTASSPCAACKFLRRKCQPDCVFAPYFPPDQPQKFVQVHRVFGASNVTKLLNEVNPYQREDAVNSLAYEADMRLRDPVYGCAGVISVLQHQLRQLQLDLAFAMSELSKYQSAAAAAVGHRFTDVNLPIGAAGIGFGLEHFLPVTTRDANHHRHTMVRNCDADTSVAKLRASGGYVAGRAAAWTASASSLMPLNGQSTKPSTAGVDERPAIAPLLRFGE; encoded by the exons ATGGTTTCAGTAGCGGCGTCGTCTTCACCGTCGACTGCAAGCTCGCCATGCGCGGCCTGCAAGTTCCTGCGGCGCAAGTGTCAGCCGGACTGCGTGTTCGCGCCCTACTTCCCGCCGGACCAGCCGCAGAAGTTCGTGCAGGTGCACCGCGTGTTCGGCGCCAGCAACGTCACGAAGCTGCTCAACGAGGTGAACCCCTACCAGCGCGAGGACGCCGTCAACTCCCTCGCCTACGAGGCCGACATGCGTCTTCGCGACCCCGTCTACGGCTGCGCCGGCGTCATCTCCGTCCTCCAGCACCAGCTCCGCCAGCTCCAGCTGGACCTCGCCTTCGCCATGTCCGAGCTCTCCAAGTACCAGTCCGCCGCAGCCGCCGCCGTCGGGCATAGATTCACGGATGTCAACCTCCCGATCGGGGCGGCGGGGATAGGGTTCGGACTCGAACACTTCCTCCCGGTTACTACTCGGGACGCAAACCACCATCGACATACGATGGTGAGGAACTGCGACGCAGATACTTCGGTAGCGAAGCTGCGCGCAAGTGGTGGATACGTCGCAGGGCGTGCAGCGGCTTGGACTGCGTCCGCCTCGAGTCTCATGCCACTTAATGGGCAGTCCACGAAGCCAAGCACGGCCGGCGTAGATGAGAGGCCGGCCATTGCGCCTCT GTTAAGATTTGGAGAGTAG
- the LOC103992661 gene encoding ankyrin repeat-containing protein At5g02620, protein MEKQQGSRMGAALEKLQSFRLGVMEKQKSFRMDKQRSFRLGGGQQSFKERKNKESPGKRGDTELHLAARAGNAAHIRKIVSECSSESELKDLVCKQNQDGETALYVAAEMGHVAAVPEILKVSDVQSAAIKAHNSYDAFHIAAKQGHLEVLKDLLHSFPALAMTTNSLNSTALDTAATQGHIEIVNLLLETDASLAKIARNNGKTVLHSAARMGHVEVVKSLLDQDPSIGLRTDKKGQTAFHMAVKGQNVEMVLELLKPDLSIINLEDSKGNRPLHIATRKGNPKILQALLSVGGIDINAVNKAGETALSIAEKFANEEIASILREFGAVVAKEPANSMTAAKQLKKTVSDIKHDVQSQLKQTRQTEMKVQKIKKRLQKLHIGGLNNAINSNTVVAVLIATVAFAAIFQLPGQYVDLPQDGYSPGQAYIARNAAFIIFLVFDSLALFISLAVVVVQTSLIVVEQKAKRRMVFVMNKLMWLACLFISVSFISLTYVVVGRHEWWLAWATMAIGTTIMLTTLGSMCYCVIVHRIEANNLRNIRRNSGSRSRSWSLSVVSDSELLNSEYKKMYAL, encoded by the exons ATGGAGAAACAGCAAGGCTCTCGAATGGGAGCCGCCTTGGAGAAGCTGCAGAGCTTTCGGCTGGGGGTGATGGAGAAGCAGAAGAGCTTTCGGATGGATAAGCAAAGGAGCTTTCGACTGGGAGGCGGACAGCAAAGCTTCAAGGAAAGGAAGAACAAAGAGAGCCCTGGCAAGCGAGGGGATACAGAGCTCCATCTCGCCGCCAGGGCTGGCAACGCGGCGCACATACGCAAGATAGTCTCAGAGTGCAGCAGCGAGAGCGAGCTGAAGGATTTGGTCTGCAAGCAGAACCAGGATGGGGAGACAGCCTTGTATGTTGCTGCAGAAATGGGTCATGTGGCGGCTGTTCCAGAGATACTGAAAGTTTCCGACGTTCAATCGGCAGCCATCAAGGCCCATAACAGCTACGATGCATTCCATATTGCCGCTAAGCAGGGCCACCTCG AAGTGCTGAAGGACCTCTTGCATTCTTTCCCTGCATTGGCTATGACTACAAACTCATTAAATTCTACAGCCTTGGATACTGCTGCAACTCAAGGTCACATCGAAATAGTCAATCTACTGCTAGAAACGGATGCAAGCCTTGCTAAAATTGCAAGGAATAATGGTAAAACTGTTCTACATTCGGCAGCAAGAATGGGCCATGTCGAAGTGGTGAAATCCCTATTAGATCAGGATCCCAGCATTGGTTTAAGGACCGATAAGAAGGGGCAAACAGCATTTCACATGGCTGTAAAGGGCCAAAATGTGGAGATGGTGCTGGAATTGCTGAAACCTGATTTATCAATCATCAATCTAGAAGATAGTAAGGGGAACAGACCATTGCATATTGCTACTAGGAAGGGCAATCCAAAG ATTTTGCAGGCTTTGTTATCGGTGGGAGGAATCGATATCAATGCAGTGAATAAAGCAGGAGAAACTGCCCTCAGCATTGCGGAAAAATTTGCAAATGAAGAGATCGCTTCCATTCTAAGAGAATTTGGTGCAGTTGTCGCGAAAGAACCTGCAAATTCGATGACTGCTGCCAAGCAACTGAAGAAAACAGTCAGTGACATAAAACATGATGTTCAATCCCAACTCAAACAAACCCGACAAACAGAAATGAAGGTCCAGAAGATCAAGAAGCGACTTCAGAAGCTCCACATCGGAGGTCTCAACAATGCCATCAATTCGAACACCGTGGTGGCCGTGCTCATAGCCACCGTCGCCTTTGCAGCCATATTCCAATTGCCCGGGCAGTACGTTGACCTCCCTCAGGATGGATATAGCCCCGGACAAGCCTACATCGCAAGGAACGCAGCATTCATCATCTTTTTGGTCTTCGACTCTCTGGCTTTGTTCATCTCGCTGGCGGTGGTGGTAGTCCAGACTTCCTTGATCGTGGTCGAGCAGAAAGCCAAGAGGAGGATGGTTTTTGTGATGAACAAGCTGATGTGGCTGGCTTGCCTCTTCATCTCCGTGTCCTTCATCTCCCTAACATATGTTGTTGTGGGCCGGCACGAGTGGTGGCTTGCATGGGCAACGATGGCCATCGGGACCACCATCATGCTGACCACTTTAGGATCGATGTGCTACTGTGTGATTGTTCACCGGATTGAAGCCAATAACTTGAGGAACATCAGGAGGAACTCCGGGAGCAGGTCAAGGTCATGGTCTTTGTCGGTGGTCTCCGACTCCGAGTTACTGAACAGCGAGTACAAGAAGATGTATGCTCTTTAG